Proteins encoded together in one Sander lucioperca isolate FBNREF2018 chromosome 17, SLUC_FBN_1.2, whole genome shotgun sequence window:
- the LOC116060409 gene encoding tripartite motif-containing protein 16-like isoform X1 → MAQQRNQAPEVKLSCSICLDLLKDPVTIPCGHNYCMNCIKTSWDEGDQRGTYSCPLCQETFYPRPVLVKSTMLADLVEELKKTGHQAAPADHRYARPGDVACDFCTGRKLKAFKSCLDCQASYCEQHLLPHYLPPTFKKHKLVEASSNLQENNCSRHGEVMKIFCRTDQQCICYLCLMDEHKGHDTVSAAAERTEKQNELGEIWQNIQQKIQRREQDAKLLQKEMETINYSADKAVEDSEKILTEMIRVIEKRSSDLKEQIRSWQKTEVSRVKQLQEKLDQENAYILMKEADLEELSRSEDHTKFLQIFPSLSRLTGSTYSPIPKTNHLWYYKDVMAAVTAAKEKMKNILTEKLPLAEPTTRAEFLQYSCQITMDPNTAGTRLVLSDENRKITFNKKAIHSKHPERFEYIPQVLSKDGLTGRCYWEMEISRDAAVAVAYKSIARSGDSNACFFGQNKKSWVLECEDSYTLFRHDSHTTVISAPKSSRIGVYLDHSAGTLAFYSVSETMTLLHRVQTTFTEPLYAGVYLRGSDGDTVEFGRVMPSLKRQRVD, encoded by the coding sequence ATGGCGCAGCAAAGAAATCAAGCACCAGAGGTGAAACTCAGCTGTTCGATCTGTCTGGATCTGCTGAAGGATCCGGTGACTATTCCCTGTGGACACAActactgcatgaactgtattaaaaCCTCCTGGGATGAAGGAGATCAGAGAGGAACCTACAGCTGTCCTCTGTGCCAAGAGACTTTCTACCCGAGGCCTGTCCTGGTGAAAAGCACCATGTTGGCAGAtttagtggaggagctgaagaagactggACACCAAGCTGCTCCAGCTGATCACCGCTATGCCAGACCTGGAGATGTGGCCTGTGATTTCTGCACTGGGAGGAAGCTGAAAGCCTTCAAGTCCTGTCTGGATTGTCAGGCCTCTTACTGTGAGCAACACCTTTTGCCTCACTACTTGCCTCCtacttttaaaaaacacaaacttgTTGAAGCCTCCAGTAATCTTCAGGAGAACAACTGCTCCCGTCATGGTGAGGTGATGAAGATTTTCTGCCGCACTGATCAGCAGTGTATCTGTTATCTCTGTTTAATGGATGAACATAAAGGCCACGACACcgtctcagctgcagcagaaagAACCGAGAAGCAAAATGAGCTCGGTGAAATTTGGCAAAACATCCAGCAGAAAATCCAGCGTCGAGAGCAAGATGCAAAGCTGCTTCAGAAAGAGATGGAAACTATCAATTACTCTGCAGataaagcagtggaggacagTGAGAAGATCTTAACTGAGATGATCCGTGTCATTGAGAAAAGAAGCTCTGATTTGAAGGAGCAGATCAGATCCTGGCAGAAAACTgaagtgagtcgagtcaaaCAGCTTCAGGAGAAGTTAGACCAAGAAAATGCTTACATATTGATGAAAGAAGCTGACCTGGAGGAGCTCTCACGCTCAGAGGATCACACCAAGTTTCTTCAAATTTTCCCCTCACTGTCAAGACTTACTGGATCTACATACTCACCAATACCAAAAACTAATCATCTATGGTACTACAAGGATGTGATGGCAGCTGTGACAGCAGccaaagagaaaatgaagaaCATTCTTACTGAGAAACTGCCTTTAGCCGAGCCTACGACCAGAGCTGAGTTCTTACAATATTCATGTCAAATCACGATGGATCCAAACACAGCAGGCACACGGCTGGTTTTATCAGATGAGAacagaaaaataacatttaataaaaaagcaatacattcTAAACATCCAGAAAGATTTGAGTACATACCTCAGGTCCTGAGTAAAGACGGACTGActggacgttgttactgggagATGGAGATAAGCAGGGACGCTGCAGTAGCAGTCGCTTATAAGAGTATTGCCAGATCAGGGGACTCCAATGCATGTTTCTTTGGACAGAATAAGAAGTCCTGGGTATTAGAATGTGAAGATAGTTATACCTTATTCAGGCATGACAGCCACACAACCGTCATCTCTGCCCCTAAATCCTCCAGAAtaggagtgtacctggatcacagCGCAGGTACTCTGGCCTTCTACAGCGTCTCTGAAACtatgactctcctccacagagtccagaccacattcactgAGCCGCTCTATGCTGGAGTTTACCTCAGGGGTTCTGATGGAGACACTGTTGAGTTC
- the LOC116060409 gene encoding tripartite motif-containing protein 16-like isoform X2: MAQQRNQAPEVKLSCSICLDLLKDPVTIPCGHNYCMNCIKTSWDEGDQRGTYSCPLCQETFYPRPVLVKSTMLADLVEELKKTGHQAAPADHRYARPGDVACDFCTGRKLKAFKSCLDCQASYCEQHLLPHYLPPTFKKHKLVEASSNLQENNCSRHGEVMKIFCRTDQQCICYLCLMDEHKGHDTVSAAAERTEKQNELGEIWQNIQQKIQRREQDAKLLQKEMETINYSADKAVEDSEKILTEMIRVIEKRSSDLKEQIRSWQKTEVSRVKQLQEKLDQENAYILMKEADLEELSRSEDHTKFLQIFPSLSRLTGSTYSPIPKTNHLWYYKDVMAAVTAAKEKMKNILTEKLPLAEPTTRAEFLQYSCQITMDPNTAGTRLVLSDENRKITFNKKAIHSKHPERFEYIPQVLSKDGLTGRCYWEMEISRDAAVAVAYKSIARSGDSNACFFGQNKKSWVLECEDSYTLFRHDSHTTVISAPKSSRIGVYLDHSAGTLAFYSVSETMTLLHRVQTTFTEPLYAGVYLRGSDGDTVEFGRVMPS, translated from the coding sequence ATGGCGCAGCAAAGAAATCAAGCACCAGAGGTGAAACTCAGCTGTTCGATCTGTCTGGATCTGCTGAAGGATCCGGTGACTATTCCCTGTGGACACAActactgcatgaactgtattaaaaCCTCCTGGGATGAAGGAGATCAGAGAGGAACCTACAGCTGTCCTCTGTGCCAAGAGACTTTCTACCCGAGGCCTGTCCTGGTGAAAAGCACCATGTTGGCAGAtttagtggaggagctgaagaagactggACACCAAGCTGCTCCAGCTGATCACCGCTATGCCAGACCTGGAGATGTGGCCTGTGATTTCTGCACTGGGAGGAAGCTGAAAGCCTTCAAGTCCTGTCTGGATTGTCAGGCCTCTTACTGTGAGCAACACCTTTTGCCTCACTACTTGCCTCCtacttttaaaaaacacaaacttgTTGAAGCCTCCAGTAATCTTCAGGAGAACAACTGCTCCCGTCATGGTGAGGTGATGAAGATTTTCTGCCGCACTGATCAGCAGTGTATCTGTTATCTCTGTTTAATGGATGAACATAAAGGCCACGACACcgtctcagctgcagcagaaagAACCGAGAAGCAAAATGAGCTCGGTGAAATTTGGCAAAACATCCAGCAGAAAATCCAGCGTCGAGAGCAAGATGCAAAGCTGCTTCAGAAAGAGATGGAAACTATCAATTACTCTGCAGataaagcagtggaggacagTGAGAAGATCTTAACTGAGATGATCCGTGTCATTGAGAAAAGAAGCTCTGATTTGAAGGAGCAGATCAGATCCTGGCAGAAAACTgaagtgagtcgagtcaaaCAGCTTCAGGAGAAGTTAGACCAAGAAAATGCTTACATATTGATGAAAGAAGCTGACCTGGAGGAGCTCTCACGCTCAGAGGATCACACCAAGTTTCTTCAAATTTTCCCCTCACTGTCAAGACTTACTGGATCTACATACTCACCAATACCAAAAACTAATCATCTATGGTACTACAAGGATGTGATGGCAGCTGTGACAGCAGccaaagagaaaatgaagaaCATTCTTACTGAGAAACTGCCTTTAGCCGAGCCTACGACCAGAGCTGAGTTCTTACAATATTCATGTCAAATCACGATGGATCCAAACACAGCAGGCACACGGCTGGTTTTATCAGATGAGAacagaaaaataacatttaataaaaaagcaatacattcTAAACATCCAGAAAGATTTGAGTACATACCTCAGGTCCTGAGTAAAGACGGACTGActggacgttgttactgggagATGGAGATAAGCAGGGACGCTGCAGTAGCAGTCGCTTATAAGAGTATTGCCAGATCAGGGGACTCCAATGCATGTTTCTTTGGACAGAATAAGAAGTCCTGGGTATTAGAATGTGAAGATAGTTATACCTTATTCAGGCATGACAGCCACACAACCGTCATCTCTGCCCCTAAATCCTCCAGAAtaggagtgtacctggatcacagCGCAGGTACTCTGGCCTTCTACAGCGTCTCTGAAACtatgactctcctccacagagtccagaccacattcactgAGCCGCTCTATGCTGGAGTTTACCTCAGGGGTTCTGATGGAGACACTGTTGAGTTC